The genomic window ATACCGGCCAGACCTTCGGCGATCTCGTCATCGGCAACGCCGAAATGATCGACGTGGTGCCGCTTTCCGACAAATCGCTTTTCATTCGCGGCAAGAAGATCGGCGCCACCAATATCTCGGTCTATGGCGACGACAAATCGCTTCTCGGTGTCATCGACATCCGCGTTGCCAGCGATTTCACCGAAGTCGCCTCCGCTATTCGCTCCGCCGCGCCCTCGGCCCGGGTTACCGTCGTCAACTCCAACGATCGCATTCGCCTGACAGGCATCGTCCGTGACGGCGTCGAATTGCAGCGGGTGATGGAAATCGCCCAGTCCTATTCCGATCAACCGGTGCTGAACCAACTGCGCGTCAGCGACAGCCAGCAAGTGATGCTGGAGGTCCGTGTCATTGAAGCCTCACGCCAGACGGGTCGTGACCTCGGGATCGGTTGGTCCGGGCACGGCAACAACGGCATCGGCAAGGCAACGACCAGCCAGGGGATCACCGTGGACGATAACGGCAACCTGGCCCGTACCCTCCTTGACCCCAAGGGTGCGGCAACGGGCATGCTGCCCTTCGGCCAGTTGATCGCCAAGGTTCTGGAAATTTCGGGCGGCCGCATCGATGTCGTCATCAACGCGCTCGAGCAGAAGGGATTGGTGCGTCGTCTGGCTCAGCCGAATCTCATCGCAATGAGCGGCTCGACCGCCAGCTTCCATGCCGGCGGTGAGGTGCCGATCCTGAAGACGACGAACAACGGCACGACGGTCGCCACCGAGACGGACTATCGCCCCTTTGGTGTGCGGCTGACCTTCAAGCCGGTGGTGCTTGACGACGGCGTCATCAATTTGGAGATCGAGCCTGAGGTATCCGAGCTTGATCCCTCGATCAACGTCAACGGCAATCCGGGTTTCATCTCCCGCGCGGCCAGCACCACGGTAGCGCTTCGCGACGGCCAGAGTTTTGCCATGGCGGGCCTGCTGCAGTCGATCAATGCCAAGGACATCCAGCAATTGCCAGGCCTCGGGCAGATACCGGTTCTCGGCGCACTGTTCCGTTCGACGAGTTTCCAGAAGAAAGAATCCGACCTCGTTATCGTGGTCACGCCGCACATTGTGCGACCGTCCCGCCCGGGCGAGGACCTCTACAGTCCGCTCGATCAGACGCGCTCGTCCAACGATGTCGAGCTTTTCGCTCTCGGTGTCTTGGAAGTCGACAAGGACATGCTCCGACGCTTTCGCAATGGCGAAGGTGTGACTGGGCCCTATGGCCATCGTCTCGATCTGAACCAGGGAGGCCAGGTTGTTGTTACAAAACGCTAAGCGTCTCCTTCTCGTCCTTGCAGCCGCCGGCCTGGTTTCCGGCTGCGCCGACTACATGAACCATCGCGACTCGATCACCTTCGGGCTCGGGAACGCCATGGAAGCAAACAAGGCCATCCATACCGAGGACCCGTTCCCGCCGGAAGCTCAGCGAACTCGTATCGCAAGCGACGGCAAGGTGATCCGCAGGGTGGTCACTCAGTACCAGAATGGCGGGGCGGGCGTTGTTGAGCCGTCGCCGGCCATGGAGGCCAACGGGGCGTCCAGCGGGGCGACTGTTAGCCAGTAGCAGTTCGAAAGGCATGAACGGCGGCAGCGCGCCGGAAGGGAAAATACACGAAGTTGGGTCGTCACGGCGATAGCGCCGTGATGGGGGTATACCAATGCTGAACAGGGTTGTCAGACGGTTCTGGAACGATCATCGCGGCTATGTCATCGCCTTGACGCTCATCGCCATGCCAATGCTTCTCGGCTTTTCGCTGCTGATCATCGATGTCGGTCGCAGCGGCAACCTGCATACTGATCTCCAGAACGCGGTCGATGCGATGGCTCTGGCCGGAGCCCGCGAACTCGATGGCCGCGATGATGCCATTTCGAGGGCTCAGACGGCGATCGGGAAAATCGCCAATAGCGCGGCCTTTTCCGGGGGCGGGACCGGCATGTCGCTTGGCTCGCATATTACCGTCACCTACGACGCCGGAAACGATGCCGCGAGCACTGTCACCGTGCTTTTTCTGAAGAGCATCCCGGCGGACGACGATACGCCCATCCCGTCTTCGATGGAAACGACGGACGCCAGCGAAGCTTCCTACGCCTGGGTCATCGCCAAGCCGCAGGCGATGCAGACGATCTTTCCGATCCCGGTTGGCTTTACCCGCAATACAATCAACATCGCTGCCGACGCCGTGGCGGTATACCACGCCAGCGCCTGCGACGTGACGCCGATCTTTATCTGCAATCCGTACGAGCCAGCAGGGAACACGAGCGAAAGCGCCAGTGAAGTTGCAGCTGCGGCCTTGCACACCAATTTTGCGGCCGGCAATCTCTACGGGCGACAGATCGAGCTTCACAGCACTTCGGCGTCCAATCCCGGTCCCGGCAATTTCGGGTTCCTGCGGACCCCCTTGGGCAATGGTGCCTCTGTGCTGGCGGAGGCTCTTGCCACCGGCAATCCCGGTACCTGCTACACACAGGACAACCTCGATACGGAGACCGGCGCAAAGGCAGGGCCGGTCGAGGATGGCGTGAATACGCGCTTCGGCTTTTACTCCTCGTCGTTCAACAAGGTGAACGGCGATTATCGTTATCGACCGGCGCAAAACACACGCTCCGCCCAAACGATCACCGGCAAGGGAAACAAGGCCTGCGATAGCTACAATCCGGTCATGACAGGAGCCGTTGTCGGCGATGCCGCAAAGGCTGTGCCGCTCGGCTATGGAGCATCCATGACCTCGCTTTCCGGCGGCAAGATCAGCAGCGGCAATAATTGGCAGTATACGACCTATTGGAACGTCGCGCAGGGAACGGTTGCGCCCTCGGTGAGCACTGTTCTCAGCAACTATTCCAGTTATCCCGCGCAGGCGACAGGAACGCCAAATCAGCCCTCCGCTTACGATGTCTATCGTTACGAGCTTGCGAACGCGGCTCTCATCAACCATGCCTCGGCGAATGGTGAGACTGGAAAACCGGCAACTGGCGGCCAGTGCTATACCGGCCCGGACCTTTCGAACTATACGGCGGCCGAATACGGTGATCGCCGCGAGATCTTCTCAGCCATTGTCAATTGCGGCTATGAAGCCTCGGTCGGCCATTTGAACGGTCACAAGGCCACCCGCGCCGTGGCCTTCGCGCGCATGTTCCTGACCAAGCCGGCGATAAAGGATTCCAGCGAACGATACCTTTCCCTGGAGATGATCGACATATCAGGCAAGGGTGGTCGCGGAACGCTGGACGAATTCTTGCGGGAAGAAGCGGAGCTGGTCAGATGATCGCGCTCCGCAACTTTATCAGGCATCGGCTTTGCCTCGGCTTCTGGCGGCGGGAGGAAGGCGCGGTGCTTGCCGAAGCGCTGCTCGCCATCCCCTTTGTGACAATCTTTGCGGCGGGCATACTGGAGTTTGGCAGCATCTTCTGGCAGCGTATGCAGATCGACGCAGGCTTGCGCGATGCGGGGCGTTACCTTTCGCGATGCCGACCGGTGTCGGGAACCTACGTGCCGACCTGTAATCAGGCGACTGCGAAGACGATCGCCTTTTACGGAACGCAAACACCTGCGGCAAACGCCACACCCCGTGTACCCGGCTGGAAGAACGCTGCCGATATCACCATCACGGCACCCGATGCAGACGGGAACATCACCATTTCCACAGCTCATCTCTACCAGACTTCGCCGGTCTTCGGCTTTCTGGGAATTGGTGCAATCACGATCAGTTCCTACCATGAAGAGAGGTACATCGGATGGTGACCTCTAGGGCGATCAAGGCATTCTGGCAGGATAGCAGTGGTGCCAGCCTTGTCGAAGCACTGCTGACCTTTCCGATCGTCATGCTGGTGTTTGCCGCCTTCATCGAGTTCGGCTATGCGATGTCGCAGTGGAACCAGACGGTCAAGGCACTGCAATATGGTGCCCGCCTGGCGGCCGTATCCGATCCGTTGACGACGAATTTCAATGCCGTTTTCCCAACCGACGCTGCCGATCCGCTCAACAACGGCAAAGCGGCGCCGAACGATGCGACGATATCTTCGACCTGCGGACCGGCTCTTGCGAACTGCAGCACGGCGGCATTGAACCGGATTGTGCTCGGAAGCGACGGCGTCTGCAACGCCGGAACCGATCCTCACCCCGGCATTTGCGACCTCAACTGGCGCATCACCCCGGATAAGCTGATGGTCACTTATCAGCGGTCGGGGCTCGGCTATTGGGGCCGGCCGGACGGGCCTGTGCTGACGATGCGGCTGGAGGTGCGCAACATCACCTTCGATCTGCCGGTCCTCGGCGGCCTGTTGGGACTGAACGACGTCACCATCCCGGCCCATCCGGTGACGATCACGACGGAAGATCTAAAGACGTGCTCAACCTGCTGACTCCTTAAATTACGCGTAGGAAAGCGAAATGACAGCTCACATGAACATAGTCGCATCCACCAAGATCCTGGTCCTTTCCGACGATGCGGCTGCAGCGAGCTTGATGCTCGATACGTTCGGGTCGCTTTCCCGTTACGATGTCCGCCATCTGGCGTTGAAGGCGCTCGCAGAAAAAGGCCGGTTCGACCCGACGCAGTTCGACCTGATCGTTCTCGACGTCGACAACGGGAAATTGCTGCATCAGCCGGAGCTTTTCGCGTTTCGCACCAGCTATCGGGACATTCCGCTCGTCGTCGTTTCCGAAGACCTGCCGGACGACATGCTGCGGCTGCTCTTCCGCCTGAACGGCAATGACTGGCTGAAGAAGCCGCTCGAGCGCCGCGCACTGATCGACATGATTTCGACCCATGCGCCAGGCACTGGGGCGAGCGACAGCAGGGTGCATGCCGTGGTCTCGGCCGTCGGTGGCGCGGGCGCCAGCATGATCGCTTCGTCGCTTGCGCATGTGCTGGCCCAGCCGACCAAGAATTCCACGCCGCGGATCGACTTGTTCGACACGGATTTTTGCTCCGGGACGCTTGGTTACTATCTCAACCTCGTCAATGACTACGACTTGAAACCAGTCATCGCCAATCCTTCCCGGGTCGATCTGGAATTCATCGATCTGGTCCGAAAGCGTCATTCGGGGGGCTTTTCACTGCTTTCCTTCAAGCAGCCATCGGTTCTTCTGGCGCCGAAGGGCCGTGAACTCGTGCTGCGCATGCTCGACGTGGCCGCGTTCGAGAGCGATCACACGATCATCGACGTTCCCTATTATGACACGCCGTGGAAATACGAAGTGCTCACCTCGGTCAACAGCGTCTGCATCGTCACCGAAATGACGGTCCCTGCGCTTTCTCAAGCCAAGGATCTGTTTGCCAATCTGGTGCGGCTGCGTGGCAGTGCGGATCAGATATTCATCGTCATCAACAAATATCGCTCCAAGCTTTTCGGCCTCGGCCTGCGCCGGCAACAAACGGAAAAGATATTCAAGGAGATCCCGACGCATGTCATCGGGGATGACTGGGAGACTTTGAGCGAGGCGGTCAACCGGGGCGTGCTGCCATTTCAAGTGAATTCCCGGGCGCGCTTCTGCGGCGCGGTCGGTAAACTTGGAGCACTGGTGCGATGACGGCGATCCGCGCCGCCGATGTCGGCTTTGCAGTTTTGGCAATTCTGGCCGCTGTCGGGGATGCCGCGGCAGGCGGGCTTGTCCCGCGAAGCCTTGGGCCGACGACAAGCGCCGTGGTGGCGATCGAGAAAAGCTACGCGGCTGGGACAATCGTCATCGTCAGCGGCAATCGTACGCTGGATCTCGTCATCTCCGAAGGACGGGCGATCCGTTACAAAATTGGCGTCGGACGAGACGGATTTCGGTGGAGCGGTACCGTCAAGGTGGGGCGGAAGGCAGAGTGGCCTGACTGGCGCCCGCCTGCTGAGATGAAGGCGCGCTCGGCTGGACTTCCGGACCTGGTACCTGCAGGGCCGCTCAATCCCTTGGGTGCTCGCGGGATCTATCTCTACAAGGGCGGGACCGACACGCTCTACCGCATTCATGGAACGAACGAGCAGTCGACGGTCGGTGGCTTCGCGTCATCGGGCTGTTTTCGCATGAGCAATGCCGACGTCATCGATCTCTATGAGAGGGTGAAAGTCGGTTCCACGGTCATTGTAAAGTAACAGTTGAGGGGTGGGACGCATGGCGAACGGTATCATCGGGCGCTTCTACAAGCGGGAGCCGGAAAACCAGGAACATCTGGAGGCCGCCGAACTGTCCGTGGTCGGCGCACTTCAGAGCATGCCTGCCCAGCCGGCCTCTGACAGCGCCGCGGCGAGAGACGAGGAGGCTTCGCTCGGGCCGGACATGGTTTCGGAGCGGGTCAATCTGCACCGCTACCTGCTCGATCGCATCAACCTCGGGATCCTCGACACACTCGACAACGAGGAGATCGCCACCGAGATCCGGCCGTTGGTCAAGGACTATATCCGGAGTAACAACTTTCCGCTGAATGCCAAGGAAATCAACGATCTGATCCGCGATATCACCGACGAGATGCTCGGGCTGGGACCGATCGAGCCGCTGCTGGCCGACGACACAATCGCAGATATTCTCATCAACGGCTACAACAGCGTCTATGTCGAGCGGAGCGGCAAGCTCGAGAGCACCGCCGTGCGGTTCAAAGACGAGGATCATCTCCTTCGGGTGATCAACAAGATCGTCTCGGCGGTTGGCCGCCGCGTCGACGAGTCAACGCCGATGGTTGACGCCCGCCTCAAGGATGGCTCGCGTGTCAACGTCGCCATCCGGCCGATCTCGGTCGATGGACCGCTCGTTTCCATCCGCAAATTCACGCGCAAGCCGCTGACATTGGAGCGCCTGGTGCAATATGGCGCCATGGCCGATGCGATGCGCATCCTTCTGAGCGCCGCGGTCAAGGGCAAGGTGTCCATGGTCATTTCAGGCGGCACCGGTTCCGGCAAGACCACCTTGCTGAACGCGCTCTCGTCGCAGATTTCCCCAAAGGAGCGCCTGATCACCATCGAGGATGCGGCCGAGCTTCAACTGCAGCAGCCACATGTCGGGCGTTTGGAAACCCGACCGCCGACACTCGACGGACGCAACGAGATCCGTCAACGCGAACTCTTGAAAAACGCCCTGCGCATGCGTCCCGACCGCATCATCGTCGGCGAAGTACGCGGCGACGAGGCGTTCGACATGCTGCAGGCGATGAACACCGGCCACGAGGGGTCGATGACGACCATTCACGCCAACACGCCGCGCGATGCCGTCGGCCGGCTTGAGCAGATGGTCGGCATGGCAGGGATGCCGATGTCGCAGTTGAGTATTCGCTCGCAGATCTCGTCCGCCATCACCATGATCGTGCAGGTCCAGCGCCTGAGCGACGGCAGCCGCAAGATCGTCTCGATTTCGGAGATCACCGGCATGGAGGGCGAAGTCGTGCAGATGCAGGAGATTATGAAATTCAAGAAAATCGGCACCGATGAAGGCGGGCGGATCCATGGAGAATTCCGCGCCACCGGCATCCGGCCGCGGTTCGTCGAAGAATTCGCCGAACTCGGGATCGAGATCCCTTTGACGATTTTTGATCCCGGCAAACCGCTGCAGACGGGACCCGTTCAATGACCCTGACACTCCTTTACGCGGCCGTTTTCACCGCGGCCCTTGTCGCAGTCGAAGCGATCATGCGCGGCTATTTCAGGACATCCGAACGCCACCGCGCTGTGAACCATCGGCTGAGCCTGCTCGAGGTCAGCGATGATCATCGCAAGACCTATAGCGATATGCTGAAGGAGCGCGGTGCCGCAAGCAGTTGGCGGCAAGTCGCCATGATGCAGCGGCTGTTGCGGTTCTACGCCCAGTCGGGGATCAAGTTCGATGCCAGGCGATTTGCTCTCTTCGCGATCGCGGGCGCACTATTGACCTGGCTGGTCGTTCAGTTCCTCGTGCCGAGCACTCTGTTCAGGATCCCCGTCTTTCTCCTCGTCTGCCTCTTCATCCCGGCACTGGTCGTCTGGCGCGCCCGGGCGCGGCGCATGAGGAAATTCGAACAGAAGCTTCCGGAAGCGCTCGATGTCGCCAATCGCAGCTTGGCCGCCGGCCATCCGCTGCCGGCGGCGATTTCTTTGGTGGCACGCGAGATGCCTGATCCGATCGGCACCGAGTTCGGTCTCCTCTCGGACGAACTCACCTACGGCGTGACGCTGGACGACGCCCTCGTCAATTTGGCGGACCGGGTCGGCGTCGAGGATCTGAACCTGCTTGCGATATCGCTGAGCGTACAGGCAGGCACCGGTGGAAATCTCGTAGAGATCCTGCAGAACCTTTCGAAGACGCTGCGAGACCGATCGATGCTGAAGGCAAAGGTCAAGGCGATTTCCTCGGAAGGACGCATCACCGCGATCTTCATGTCGATGTATCCGTTTCTGCTCTACGCGATGATCAAGGCGTTGTCGCCGACCTACTTCGATCCCGTCTGGGATAGCGGCCACGGCACCGTCTTGGTGTGCGTGCTGCTGGCCGTCATGGCGATCGGGAATGTCATTCTCTACAAGATGGTCAACTTCGAGTACTGAGGCGGTCATGTCGAGTGAGTATGGAATTTACCTCATCGTCTTCTTTGCAGTACTGATCTTTTCTGCAGCGGCATCAGAGTTGTTTTTTCGGCAGCGCGAGGTTTCGGTGCGGGTGTCGAAGAGCTCGACGGCAACAGGCGAGGAGTTCCACCTTGGCGATACGACCATTGCCGACCTCGGCGAGGCAGAAAACCGCCTCATCCGTCGCTATTTCGAGATTACTCGACGTGACACCAATGCGAACTCCACCCAGAACCGGCTGATCCGGGCGGGGTATTTCGCTGCCGGCGCCGTCACCACCTTCCAGGTGGTTCGCGCGGTGGTCTGTGTCAGCGTGCTGGTCGCGGCGGTCTGGGTTTTAAACAGGGTCGCGCCTGATATGTCACAGCTGGCGACGCTGATTGTTGCCATGTTCGCTGCGGGTGTAACCTTTATTCTGGTCAATATCTATATCGACCGGCGTGGCGCCGCCAAGGAGAGGGAGTATCGCCGCCTCTTTCCCGATTTCATGGATATGCTGATCGTCTGCCTCGATGCGGGGATGAGCATCGAGGCGGCGGCCAACCGTGTTGCCCGGGAGTTCGTCGACAAGCGGCAGGATTTCGGCCTGCATCTCTCGATCATGATGCTGGAAGTGCGGGGCGGCCGGCGATTGCGCGAGGCGCTCGCCAACCTTGCCACCCGCCTCAGGATTGACGAGGCCCGGGCCCTTTCCGTTCTGTTCCGCCAATCAGAGGAACTCGGGACCAGCGTAACGCAGACGTTGCGAGTCTACTGCAAGGAAATGCGCGATCTCCGTATTGTTCGCGCGGAGGAAAAGGCAAACGCCCTGCCGGTCAAAATGCTGCTGCCGCTTGGCGCGTTCCTTTTTCCGGTAAGCCTCATCATCGTTCTCGTTCCCGTAGTTATCCGCGTTGTGGATCTTTTGATCAGCATGAAACCCGGCGGTTGAGCCAAGCGAGGTCGTATGCAGTATTCGCTCGAACAGGATCGTAAGGAAGCCATCATTTCCCTCGATCCGCGTATGCCAATGGCACCGGCAGGCATAGACCAAGCCGGGCTGGATCCGTCATTCCTGCTTCGGCTGGCGTCAAAATGTGCGGCCGAGCAGGATACAACCACGGCCTCGTATCTGGCTGACCGGATGAAATTGCCGAAGGTGATCGTCAATATCCTGATCAAGGAACTTGTGAAACTCGCATACCTCGAGGCTCGCGGCCTGGCTGGTGAGGATGTGAGATCCGATATTCGATATGCGCTTTCAATGAAGGGGCTCGAATATGCCCACGCGGCGTCGCGTCAATGCCAATATATCGGCCCGGCGCCGGTGTCGCTGGAGGCGTTCTGCCGGCAAATAGGTTTGCAGTCGATCCATCACGAGCGCGTGACCCCAGAGCGGCTGACCGACAGCCTTGACGGGTTGGTGCTCTCAGGGGCTCTGGTCGAAAAGCTCGGCCCGGCCATCAATTCCGGCCGCTCGATCCTGCTTTACGGGCCACCCGGAAACGGAAAGACGAGCATTGCCGAGCGGACGTCGCAACTGTTTTGCCAGACGATCTGGGTGCCCTACGCCATCGAGGTCGGCGGCCATGTCATCAGTTTCTATGACGAAGCCGTGCATCACTCCGTATCGGAGGCTGACGCGGGCTCTCATCCGAAAGCGGATCAACGATGGATCGAATGCCGGCGTCCGGTGATCAAGACGGGCGGGGAATTGACCCTCGATCAGCTCGATCTCACCTTCAACGCAGGGCCAAATGTCTATGAGGCGCCCATCCACTTGAAGGCATCGGGCGGTGTTTTCATCATCGATGACTTCGGGCGCCAACAGGTGGCGCCGCAGGCGCTGATCAATCGCTGGATTGTGCCGCTCGAGCGCGGATATGACTTCCTGACGCTGCACACCGGCAAGAAGTTCAAGGTTCCCTTTGACGAGCTGGTGGTATTTTCGACGAATAT from Rhizobium sp. Pop5 includes these protein-coding regions:
- a CDS encoding type II secretion system F family protein, whose amino-acid sequence is MTLTLLYAAVFTAALVAVEAIMRGYFRTSERHRAVNHRLSLLEVSDDHRKTYSDMLKERGAASSWRQVAMMQRLLRFYAQSGIKFDARRFALFAIAGALLTWLVVQFLVPSTLFRIPVFLLVCLFIPALVVWRARARRMRKFEQKLPEALDVANRSLAAGHPLPAAISLVAREMPDPIGTEFGLLSDELTYGVTLDDALVNLADRVGVEDLNLLAISLSVQAGTGGNLVEILQNLSKTLRDRSMLKAKVKAISSEGRITAIFMSMYPFLLYAMIKALSPTYFDPVWDSGHGTVLVCVLLAVMAIGNVILYKMVNFEY
- a CDS encoding pilus assembly protein — encoded protein: MTAHMNIVASTKILVLSDDAAAASLMLDTFGSLSRYDVRHLALKALAEKGRFDPTQFDLIVLDVDNGKLLHQPELFAFRTSYRDIPLVVVSEDLPDDMLRLLFRLNGNDWLKKPLERRALIDMISTHAPGTGASDSRVHAVVSAVGGAGASMIASSLAHVLAQPTKNSTPRIDLFDTDFCSGTLGYYLNLVNDYDLKPVIANPSRVDLEFIDLVRKRHSGGFSLLSFKQPSVLLAPKGRELVLRMLDVAAFESDHTIIDVPYYDTPWKYEVLTSVNSVCIVTEMTVPALSQAKDLFANLVRLRGSADQIFIVINKYRSKLFGLGLRRQQTEKIFKEIPTHVIGDDWETLSEAVNRGVLPFQVNSRARFCGAVGKLGALVR
- a CDS encoding ATPase AAA: MQYSLEQDRKEAIISLDPRMPMAPAGIDQAGLDPSFLLRLASKCAAEQDTTTASYLADRMKLPKVIVNILIKELVKLAYLEARGLAGEDVRSDIRYALSMKGLEYAHAASRQCQYIGPAPVSLEAFCRQIGLQSIHHERVTPERLTDSLDGLVLSGALVEKLGPAINSGRSILLYGPPGNGKTSIAERTSQLFCQTIWVPYAIEVGGHVISFYDEAVHHSVSEADAGSHPKADQRWIECRRPVIKTGGELTLDQLDLTFNAGPNVYEAPIHLKASGGVFIIDDFGRQQVAPQALINRWIVPLERGYDFLTLHTGKKFKVPFDELVVFSTNIAPKDLSDEAGLRRLKYKIFVNTPSRDEYLRIFKSYAGGTGLVVSDPDLNLFYDRKYSGNVPASCYHPKYLLDFVGSYCDFNGIDRNASLDMLERAWEGVFTSE
- a CDS encoding TadE/TadG family type IV pilus assembly protein, which encodes MIALRNFIRHRLCLGFWRREEGAVLAEALLAIPFVTIFAAGILEFGSIFWQRMQIDAGLRDAGRYLSRCRPVSGTYVPTCNQATAKTIAFYGTQTPAANATPRVPGWKNAADITITAPDADGNITISTAHLYQTSPVFGFLGIGAITISSYHEERYIGW
- a CDS encoding L,D-transpeptidase, which codes for MTAIRAADVGFAVLAILAAVGDAAAGGLVPRSLGPTTSAVVAIEKSYAAGTIVIVSGNRTLDLVISEGRAIRYKIGVGRDGFRWSGTVKVGRKAEWPDWRPPAEMKARSAGLPDLVPAGPLNPLGARGIYLYKGGTDTLYRIHGTNEQSTVGGFASSGCFRMSNADVIDLYERVKVGSTVIVK
- a CDS encoding type II and III secretion system protein family protein; translated protein: MANGKRRIARTKSLAALAAVFSACVCLGPGFAGCANAQEKSVTLGKSVQRVTLPPNATLTLNTGQTFGDLVIGNAEMIDVVPLSDKSLFIRGKKIGATNISVYGDDKSLLGVIDIRVASDFTEVASAIRSAAPSARVTVVNSNDRIRLTGIVRDGVELQRVMEIAQSYSDQPVLNQLRVSDSQQVMLEVRVIEASRQTGRDLGIGWSGHGNNGIGKATTSQGITVDDNGNLARTLLDPKGAATGMLPFGQLIAKVLEISGGRIDVVINALEQKGLVRRLAQPNLIAMSGSTASFHAGGEVPILKTTNNGTTVATETDYRPFGVRLTFKPVVLDDGVINLEIEPEVSELDPSINVNGNPGFISRAASTTVALRDGQSFAMAGLLQSINAKDIQQLPGLGQIPVLGALFRSTSFQKKESDLVIVVTPHIVRPSRPGEDLYSPLDQTRSSNDVELFALGVLEVDKDMLRRFRNGEGVTGPYGHRLDLNQGGQVVVTKR
- a CDS encoding TadE/TadG family type IV pilus assembly protein is translated as MLNRVVRRFWNDHRGYVIALTLIAMPMLLGFSLLIIDVGRSGNLHTDLQNAVDAMALAGARELDGRDDAISRAQTAIGKIANSAAFSGGGTGMSLGSHITVTYDAGNDAASTVTVLFLKSIPADDDTPIPSSMETTDASEASYAWVIAKPQAMQTIFPIPVGFTRNTINIAADAVAVYHASACDVTPIFICNPYEPAGNTSESASEVAAAALHTNFAAGNLYGRQIELHSTSASNPGPGNFGFLRTPLGNGASVLAEALATGNPGTCYTQDNLDTETGAKAGPVEDGVNTRFGFYSSSFNKVNGDYRYRPAQNTRSAQTITGKGNKACDSYNPVMTGAVVGDAAKAVPLGYGASMTSLSGGKISSGNNWQYTTYWNVAQGTVAPSVSTVLSNYSSYPAQATGTPNQPSAYDVYRYELANAALINHASANGETGKPATGGQCYTGPDLSNYTAAEYGDRREIFSAIVNCGYEASVGHLNGHKATRAVAFARMFLTKPAIKDSSERYLSLEMIDISGKGGRGTLDEFLREEAELVR
- a CDS encoding CpaF family protein; amino-acid sequence: MANGIIGRFYKREPENQEHLEAAELSVVGALQSMPAQPASDSAAARDEEASLGPDMVSERVNLHRYLLDRINLGILDTLDNEEIATEIRPLVKDYIRSNNFPLNAKEINDLIRDITDEMLGLGPIEPLLADDTIADILINGYNSVYVERSGKLESTAVRFKDEDHLLRVINKIVSAVGRRVDESTPMVDARLKDGSRVNVAIRPISVDGPLVSIRKFTRKPLTLERLVQYGAMADAMRILLSAAVKGKVSMVISGGTGSGKTTLLNALSSQISPKERLITIEDAAELQLQQPHVGRLETRPPTLDGRNEIRQRELLKNALRMRPDRIIVGEVRGDEAFDMLQAMNTGHEGSMTTIHANTPRDAVGRLEQMVGMAGMPMSQLSIRSQISSAITMIVQVQRLSDGSRKIVSISEITGMEGEVVQMQEIMKFKKIGTDEGGRIHGEFRATGIRPRFVEEFAELGIEIPLTIFDPGKPLQTGPVQ
- a CDS encoding TadE/TadG family type IV pilus assembly protein, whose product is MVTSRAIKAFWQDSSGASLVEALLTFPIVMLVFAAFIEFGYAMSQWNQTVKALQYGARLAAVSDPLTTNFNAVFPTDAADPLNNGKAAPNDATISSTCGPALANCSTAALNRIVLGSDGVCNAGTDPHPGICDLNWRITPDKLMVTYQRSGLGYWGRPDGPVLTMRLEVRNITFDLPVLGGLLGLNDVTIPAHPVTITTEDLKTCSTC
- a CDS encoding type II secretion system F family protein, whose translation is MSSEYGIYLIVFFAVLIFSAAASELFFRQREVSVRVSKSSTATGEEFHLGDTTIADLGEAENRLIRRYFEITRRDTNANSTQNRLIRAGYFAAGAVTTFQVVRAVVCVSVLVAAVWVLNRVAPDMSQLATLIVAMFAAGVTFILVNIYIDRRGAAKEREYRRLFPDFMDMLIVCLDAGMSIEAAANRVAREFVDKRQDFGLHLSIMMLEVRGGRRLREALANLATRLRIDEARALSVLFRQSEELGTSVTQTLRVYCKEMRDLRIVRAEEKANALPVKMLLPLGAFLFPVSLIIVLVPVVIRVVDLLISMKPGG